ATGTTAAGCCGTAAACCCGGCCACAGCACTTAGCCTGGATATTTCACGAAAACTTTTCAGCAGAATTTGTTTTTATAATAGAATAAGACAGTTAAGAGCAATTTAGCGTGTAATTACCAAGGTGCAATTTGTACCCATAGATTTTTTTCCTTTTTGCTGAAAAGTTTTCGCCCTTAGGGTGCTGCCCGAGGCGCCCATTTGCCGCGTTATCAGGGACTTGCGGTAGACATACTACAACTGCGTCCCTGAATGCCTTGCAAATGAACGCCTCAGTTGCATGAAATTTCCGGGTTAGGGTGTTAACTTATTTTTTACAGCCTGTAAAAATGTTTGACGATCAATTGCGCTCAAGCTAAAAACTTTTTTCCCGCCGCGACTTGGCAACTTGACGATTAATATATTATATCAAATAGTTACCTAATACATTTCGCTCCGCTCGGATTGGCACACCAATTGCTTTTAAAGCTACATTAGAATCAGTCGGGGAGTTTTTATGCCAAAGTCTTATCTGGCAGCGGAATGGACGATCTTTGGTTAAAGTGGGTGCTGTTTGAGTGGATAACAAGCTGACACTTTCTTTCAGTTAGCATTATGGCGAAAAATCCTATACCAGGGTTCCGAAATGGAATCCAAGTTGCAATCATAACAATCATCACCTTGTTCTGGTCTTTCCCCGGCAACACATCCGGAGATCAAGACAGATCCGACCTGGTCCGCATCCGGGTTTCAGGCTCCCCGGAGGGCTATCAAATGCCGGCAGTTTTCTTCCTGCATGACAGGCATACCGACGCGCTTGAGAAGCCGTCGTGCGAACCATGCCATCTTAAAGATGCAAATCTTATTGTTTTCAAATTCAAACGGCTCAAAGACCAAGGCTGCAAACCAGATCGGGAATTATATCATCTTGAGTGTATCAAATGTCATACGGACAGACGCGCGCAGGGGTTAAAGTCGGGACCGCTGACCGCTGAATGCCGTCGGTGCCACTCACAAAACCTCGCGTATATCGACACGGCCCAACCCTTTGGCATGGATAAATCCCTTCATTATCGCCATGTGCTTTCCGACCTGATCCGCCCGGCGGGCAATGAAAAAGACGGCAATTGCAGCGCCTGCCACCATGAATACGACCAGGCGCTCAAGAAGACCGTTTATAAAAAGGGCCAGGAAGGGACCTGCCGCTACTGCCACAAACAGGAAAAGACCGAAAAAGGGCGTTCATTTAAAACTGTAGCGCATGAAGACTGCCTCAACTGTCATTTCGAACTCAAGTTGCAGGATAAAAAGGCCGGGCCGACGATCTGCGCAGGATGTCATGCTGCGGCCAAGCAGTCCAACATTGCCAAACTCGAACAAATCCCGCGAATCAAGCGGAATCAACCGGATGTCGTGCTGCTGTCCGCCTGGTTGCAGGAAGCCCTTGAATCAGGCAAACCCTCGAACCAGTTTGTCGAACCGGTGGCATTCAATCATCTGTCCCATGAAAAGCAGGTTGAAAACTGCCGCTTGTGTCACCATGAGTCCATGGAGCCTTGCGCTATGTGCCATACCAGAACCGGCACCGATAAAAGCAAATTTTTCAGACTTGAACAGGCCATGCATTCCCCGGACAATTTAAAAAGCTGCTTGGGCTGTCACCGGGAATCCATGAAATCAGCCGACTGCGCCGGCTGCCACGCCCAAATGAACGCAAGACGATTTGATGAAATCAAATGCAACCATTGTCATACTGTTGCCAGAAAATCTCTTGAACCGCTGCCCGCCAGCGATGAGACCAGGGCCAAAATCGCCGCAATCCAGATCAATGTGCGTTCAGTCCCCGGACCGGTGATACCGGATGACAAGATACCGGAAAAAGTGACCATCGGCATTATGACGGATCAATATGAGAGCGTGATATTTCCACACCGGCAAATCGTTCGGACCCTGATAAAAAGAACCCAAAAAAGCATATTGACACAATACTTCCACAGGGGAACAGCGTCATTATGTTCAGGGTGCCACCATCATAGTCCGTCGGCCGATACATACCCAAAATGTGCTGCTTGTCACGGCATGTCGCTTCAATCCGACCCAAATGGAAAACCCGGATTAAAGGGTGCTTATCACGGCCAGTGTTCCACCTGCCATCAACGCATGGGGCTTGAAAAACCGGTTTCCACGGATTGCACGGCGTGTCACCAAAAGAAAACGAAAATGGTTCAACAAAAGGATTGACGCTGAAACAGAGGTAGCATTATGGGTTTTACCCGCAGACAATTTTTCGCATGGATGGGCGCGACCATCGGAAACGGTTTCCTTGTGAGCACCCACTCCCAGGCGGCCGCCGCCAAACTTTTCAGCGGATATCCCGGGAGTCTGGGAGTGCTGCATGACATCTCGCGCTGCATCGGTTGCCGCAAATGCGAAGCCACCTGCAACCGGGTCAACGAACTGCCCCCTCCGGAGCGCCCCTTTGACGACCTGAAAGTTCTGAACCTCAAGCGGCGA
This Candidatus Desulfatibia profunda DNA region includes the following protein-coding sequences:
- a CDS encoding cytochrome C — encoded protein: MPAVFFLHDRHTDALEKPSCEPCHLKDANLIVFKFKRLKDQGCKPDRELYHLECIKCHTDRRAQGLKSGPLTAECRRCHSQNLAYIDTAQPFGMDKSLHYRHVLSDLIRPAGNEKDGNCSACHHEYDQALKKTVYKKGQEGTCRYCHKQEKTEKGRSFKTVAHEDCLNCHFELKLQDKKAGPTICAGCHAAAKQSNIAKLEQIPRIKRNQPDVVLLSAWLQEALESGKPSNQFVEPVAFNHLSHEKQVENCRLCHHESMEPCAMCHTRTGTDKSKFFRLEQAMHSPDNLKSCLGCHRESMKSADCAGCHAQMNARRFDEIKCNHCHTVARKSLEPLPASDETRAKIAAIQINVRSVPGPVIPDDKIPEKVTIGIMTDQYESVIFPHRQIVRTLIKRTQKSILTQYFHRGTASLCSGCHHHSPSADTYPKCAACHGMSLQSDPNGKPGLKGAYHGQCSTCHQRMGLEKPVSTDCTACHQKKTKMVQQKD